One segment of Humidesulfovibrio mexicanus DNA contains the following:
- a CDS encoding zinc dependent phospholipase C family protein: protein MPKEIVHWMVARRAGELLADGPFAPALSRCPNGLLFGAVWHDILFYLRGQHPAGLKALPHRLHGSHGEDSFEILRLQAAHLHEKRSQPLPTAMFVGLASHIFADATLHPLVYFLTGNYYDPDERRRTAAVRRHRALESLLDMVAAGGPEAVEGQSLRALANGLEGPLALAVPPGALAALAGCAPAEAQQGLMDALDTYCLMQALCRMPTLARLAHELSGILPDSLREIAALFYAPQLHEQRAAVKGRLEWRNPVTGEVATGTLAGLMEHAARRTAQFCTAQAESLMAHGQLAGQEPGPSLDMGLPGVSVSQARFFASVPSPRD from the coding sequence ATGCCCAAGGAGATCGTGCACTGGATGGTGGCCCGGCGCGCCGGGGAACTGCTGGCCGACGGCCCCTTTGCGCCCGCGCTGTCACGCTGCCCGAACGGGCTGCTGTTCGGGGCGGTCTGGCACGATATTCTTTTCTACCTGCGCGGCCAGCACCCGGCTGGCCTGAAGGCCTTGCCGCACCGCCTGCACGGCTCCCATGGCGAGGACAGCTTCGAGATTCTGCGCCTGCAGGCCGCACATCTGCACGAGAAGCGCAGCCAGCCCTTGCCCACGGCCATGTTCGTGGGCTTGGCCTCGCACATCTTCGCCGATGCCACGCTGCATCCGCTGGTCTATTTTCTCACCGGCAATTACTACGACCCGGACGAGCGCAGGCGCACGGCCGCCGTGCGCAGGCACCGCGCATTGGAGAGCCTGCTGGACATGGTCGCGGCGGGCGGGCCGGAGGCGGTGGAGGGACAGTCGCTGCGGGCGCTGGCGAACGGACTGGAGGGGCCGCTGGCCCTGGCTGTGCCGCCGGGAGCCCTGGCGGCCCTGGCCGGTTGCGCGCCAGCCGAGGCGCAACAGGGCCTCATGGACGCGCTGGACACCTACTGCCTGATGCAGGCGCTGTGCAGAATGCCCACCCTGGCCCGGCTTGCGCACGAGCTTTCGGGGATTCTGCCGGACAGCCTGCGCGAGATCGCCGCGCTGTTTTATGCGCCGCAATTGCATGAGCAGCGCGCAGCGGTGAAAGGCCGCCTGGAATGGCGCAACCCGGTCACGGGCGAAGTCGCCACCGGGACGTTGGCCGGGCTCATGGAGCACGCCGCGCGGCGCACGGCGCAATTCTGCACCGCCCAGGCGGAAAGCCTCATGGCTCACGGCCAGCTTGCGGGCCAGGAGCCCGGACCCTCGCTGGACATGGGGCTGCCGGGCGTTTCCGTCTCCCAGGCCCGGTTCTTCGCCTCTGTTCCCTCGCCCCGCGATTGA
- the thyX gene encoding FAD-dependent thymidylate synthase gives MPATQLSVELLAVTPNALSLIYAAFRQCYHAGFVADMWPRLVNGEVEREVQADFVRKVLESGHDSPVEHASFTFAVAGISRACSHQIVRHRIASYSQQSQRYVDASNMDYVLPPAIAKIPEARERFEAFMAEVGHAYRDLKDILEAHGRKEKAKEDARFVLPQAAETRMVISMNCRALLHFFNLRCCMRAQWEVRALAQAMLALCKAELPAIFTTAGAKCESLGYCPEAPRFACGRYPTREALLAGSGGK, from the coding sequence ATGCCCGCCACACAGCTTTCCGTCGAACTGCTCGCCGTGACGCCGAACGCCCTGTCCCTGATCTACGCGGCCTTCCGCCAATGCTACCACGCAGGCTTCGTGGCCGACATGTGGCCCCGGCTCGTTAACGGAGAGGTGGAACGCGAGGTTCAGGCGGATTTTGTGCGCAAGGTGCTGGAGAGCGGACACGACAGCCCCGTGGAGCACGCCAGCTTCACCTTCGCCGTGGCGGGCATCTCGCGGGCCTGCTCGCACCAGATCGTGCGCCACCGCATCGCCTCGTATTCACAACAAAGCCAGCGCTACGTGGACGCCTCGAACATGGACTACGTGCTGCCCCCGGCCATCGCCAAAATTCCGGAGGCGCGGGAACGCTTCGAGGCCTTCATGGCCGAGGTGGGCCATGCCTACCGCGACCTGAAGGACATTCTGGAGGCCCACGGCCGCAAGGAGAAAGCCAAGGAAGACGCCCGCTTCGTGCTGCCCCAGGCGGCGGAAACGCGCATGGTCATCAGCATGAATTGCCGGGCGCTGCTGCATTTCTTCAATCTGCGCTGCTGTATGCGCGCCCAGTGGGAGGTGCGCGCCCTGGCGCAGGCCATGCTGGCCCTGTGCAAGGCCGAACTGCCCGCCATCTTCACCACTGCCGGGGCCAAGTGCGAATCCCTGGGCTACTGCCCGGAGGCACCCCGCTTCGCCTGCGGCCGCTACCCCACCCGCGAGGCCCTGCTGGCCGGGAGCGGCGGCAAATAA
- a CDS encoding lysophospholipid acyltransferase family protein has protein sequence MYRVLRFFISLVPATVYYSVRQLMLDQEKATLDEKDHFGKVYGRAMLRMAGIKVDVDLSALDPKGHYVFFCNHQSLFDIPILFDALWNYHMRFVAKESLFRIPIYGKALGNAGHISLNRENRRAAMKSLDDAVASAKSGISPLIFPEGTRNPDLSKLMDFKVGGMVLALKCGLPVAPLIMEGTGKLLPKKSMLFNPDQRIRLRALPPVDTSKYTLKERERFKDDMYALMNAAYQELLRS, from the coding sequence ATGTACCGAGTGCTGCGCTTCTTCATCAGCCTAGTTCCGGCAACCGTTTACTACAGCGTGCGCCAGCTCATGCTCGACCAGGAAAAGGCGACCCTGGACGAGAAGGACCACTTCGGCAAGGTGTACGGCCGGGCCATGCTGCGCATGGCGGGCATCAAGGTGGACGTGGACCTCTCCGCCCTGGACCCCAAGGGCCACTATGTCTTCTTCTGCAACCACCAAAGCCTTTTCGACATCCCCATCCTCTTCGACGCGCTGTGGAACTACCACATGCGCTTCGTGGCCAAGGAAAGCCTCTTCCGCATTCCCATCTACGGCAAGGCGCTGGGCAACGCCGGGCACATTTCGCTGAACCGCGAAAACCGCCGCGCGGCCATGAAGAGCCTGGACGATGCCGTGGCCAGCGCCAAGAGCGGCATCTCCCCGCTCATATTCCCGGAAGGCACGAGAAACCCCGACCTCTCCAAGCTCATGGACTTCAAGGTGGGCGGCATGGTGCTGGCCCTCAAGTGCGGCCTGCCCGTGGCCCCGCTGATCATGGAGGGCACGGGCAAGCTTTTGCCCAAGAAGTCCATGCTCTTCAACCCGGACCAGCGCATTCGCTTGCGCGCGCTGCCCCCGGTGGACACCTCCAAATACACCCTGAAGGAACGCGAACGCTTCAAGGACGACATGTACGCCCTGATGAACGCGGCCTATCAGGAACTCTTGAGGAGCTGA
- a CDS encoding EF-hand domain-containing protein has translation MAQEAPPHEGEGQRRAAPAVKAAEGRPAVRKAPVVRPVQAKPAATAAGSRKQPAGKSAARPEGKRPLRSVDRNHDGRVSREEYLAGSKKRFAKADANRDGVISAQEARAAKAKLEEKRAARDARRKAQGKAVKPQAKGKRPARPYLSALDKNKDGKVSQKEYLARREKQFVEKDLNRDGVISREEARQAVQRAKERREEKKAQAKARRLRRAEEARKRAEAAGLSSPGPELVGTATPPPPPRPGQADSPERPERQDGIAPMDLPLTPIAPGLPATAEPAT, from the coding sequence CGCTGCTCCCGCCGTCAAAGCAGCCGAGGGCAGACCCGCTGTTCGAAAGGCGCCCGTGGTCAGGCCGGTTCAGGCAAAGCCCGCCGCCACGGCGGCCGGTTCCCGGAAGCAGCCCGCAGGAAAGTCGGCGGCACGGCCCGAGGGCAAGCGCCCTTTGCGCTCCGTGGACCGGAATCACGATGGCCGCGTGAGTCGAGAGGAGTACCTGGCGGGCTCCAAAAAGCGCTTCGCCAAGGCCGACGCCAACCGCGACGGGGTCATTTCTGCGCAGGAGGCGAGGGCCGCAAAAGCCAAGCTGGAAGAAAAGCGCGCCGCCCGGGACGCCCGGCGCAAGGCGCAGGGCAAGGCCGTGAAGCCGCAGGCCAAAGGCAAGCGCCCGGCCCGGCCGTACCTGTCCGCCCTGGACAAGAACAAGGACGGCAAGGTGAGCCAGAAGGAGTATCTGGCCCGGCGCGAGAAGCAGTTCGTCGAAAAGGACCTGAACCGCGATGGGGTTATTTCCAGGGAGGAAGCCCGGCAGGCGGTGCAGCGCGCCAAGGAGCGTCGGGAGGAGAAGAAGGCCCAGGCCAAGGCCCGGCGTCTGCGCAGGGCCGAGGAAGCCAGAAAGCGCGCCGAGGCCGCAGGCTTGAGTTCGCCCGGCCCGGAGCTTGTGGGCACGGCCACGCCGCCTCCGCCGCCGCGCCCCGGTCAGGCTGATTCCCCGGAGCGTCCCGAGCGGCAGGACGGCATCGCCCCCATGGATCTGCCCCTCACGCCCATCGCCCCCGGCCTGCCCGCCACGGCGGAGCCCGCCACCTAG
- the fliS gene encoding flagellar export chaperone FliS, which produces MLKAAKAYLATQVSTSSQGDLLIMLYDTAVKQLRQAIEKMRAGDVAGKGVLISKAINIISELQESLNKERGGDISKNLFQLYFFCNARLLKANLKMDQQMVEEVIGILTGLRQAFAQIIPTAATGVAAVTQATDTQPVAEEPTKPLAAASASPEPVVSKAAAPEPVTPEPDASDDSQQVSPAQENASPAAARPVSTLRLRAANAYATTR; this is translated from the coding sequence ATGCTTAAGGCAGCCAAGGCCTATCTCGCCACACAGGTGTCGACCTCTTCCCAGGGCGACCTGCTCATCATGCTGTACGACACGGCCGTGAAGCAGTTGCGGCAGGCCATAGAGAAGATGCGCGCGGGCGATGTCGCCGGCAAGGGCGTGCTCATCTCCAAGGCCATCAACATCATCAGCGAGCTGCAGGAAAGCCTGAACAAGGAGCGTGGGGGCGACATCTCCAAAAATCTGTTCCAGCTGTACTTCTTTTGCAACGCCAGGCTGCTTAAGGCCAACCTCAAGATGGACCAGCAGATGGTGGAGGAGGTCATCGGCATCCTCACCGGCTTGCGGCAGGCCTTTGCGCAGATCATCCCAACGGCCGCCACGGGCGTGGCGGCGGTAACGCAGGCCACGGACACCCAACCTGTCGCGGAGGAGCCGACCAAGCCCCTTGCCGCGGCGTCCGCATCGCCGGAGCCGGTCGTCTCGAAAGCTGCCGCGCCTGAACCGGTCACGCCGGAACCGGATGCGTCAGACGATTCACAGCAGGTTTCGCCTGCGCAGGAGAACGCTTCCCCTGCGGCGGCGCGCCCCGTGAGCACGCTGCGCCTGCGCGCGGCCAACGCCTACGCCACCACACGCTGA
- the fliD gene encoding flagellar filament capping protein FliD — protein MTTSTSTTSATTSFTSGSINVTGLGNGTDFSTLIDGLIEAESATLKKFESWKTTWEYKVQGFQYLNTKLLSLKTTLGNMDTLDEFFTKSVTSTSDTAVSATATSDAVVGAHSVIVGQLAQNDILTTSSGVSSLTSVVTTSNTSLTFSYAGKSYTISDIGAGSTLTTLVNFINNNAATKDKVRATTIYDGTSYHLQLYGMDQGAGNQIVVSNAGSLVFGSSSFVNTQEAQSSLIKVDGFPVGSGNWISRDSNSVEDVIPGVSLTLKQANSNASITIGVTTDTDAIKENVETFIAAVNEVRGILQTLTKVSDSSGTATGSLLTGNYGVQLIGSQLKDVITDLGLGFTLYDGKAKTGDLYSALSQIGITTDADESSSTYGMLILDEDALDEALAEDPNGVAELFAADYQGESQSGDFSYLSRINGKTKAGSYKVEITTGADGKITSATIDGKPAGVDGYRVTALSGAASGLVVQLDNHTASSTFSGTVELKLGKAGEMSEKLAELTNTTSGPLAILEENYGEIMDSIDDKIAREEKRLATMKSRLKDQYARLDALLNTLTNTQSQLTSLIEQLSS, from the coding sequence GTGACCACTTCCACCAGCACAACAAGCGCCACCACGTCCTTCACCTCAGGCAGCATCAACGTCACCGGCCTGGGTAACGGGACGGACTTCAGCACCCTCATCGATGGGCTCATCGAGGCGGAAAGCGCCACCCTCAAGAAGTTCGAGAGCTGGAAGACCACCTGGGAATACAAGGTCCAGGGTTTTCAGTACCTGAACACCAAGCTGCTGTCCCTCAAGACCACCCTCGGCAACATGGACACCCTGGACGAGTTTTTCACCAAGTCCGTGACGAGCACCTCGGACACGGCTGTTTCCGCAACAGCCACCTCGGACGCCGTGGTGGGCGCGCACAGCGTCATCGTGGGCCAACTGGCCCAGAACGACATCCTCACCACCTCCTCCGGCGTCAGCTCGCTCACCAGCGTGGTGACCACCTCCAACACCAGCCTTACCTTCAGCTACGCCGGGAAAAGCTATACCATCAGCGACATTGGGGCTGGCAGCACACTGACCACCTTGGTGAACTTCATCAACAACAACGCTGCCACCAAGGACAAGGTGCGGGCCACCACCATCTACGACGGCACCAGCTACCACTTGCAACTCTATGGCATGGACCAGGGCGCGGGGAACCAGATCGTCGTCTCCAACGCCGGTTCGCTGGTGTTCGGTTCGTCCTCCTTCGTCAACACCCAGGAGGCGCAAAGTTCCCTCATCAAGGTGGACGGCTTTCCCGTGGGCAGTGGGAACTGGATTTCCCGGGACTCGAATTCCGTGGAGGACGTGATTCCCGGTGTTTCGCTCACGCTCAAGCAGGCCAACTCCAACGCCAGCATCACCATTGGCGTCACCACCGACACCGACGCCATCAAGGAGAACGTCGAGACGTTCATCGCCGCAGTGAACGAGGTGCGCGGCATCCTCCAGACGCTGACCAAAGTCAGCGACAGTTCAGGCACCGCAACGGGATCGCTCTTGACCGGCAACTACGGCGTGCAGCTCATCGGTTCCCAGCTCAAGGACGTCATCACTGACCTGGGGTTGGGCTTCACCTTGTACGATGGCAAAGCAAAGACGGGAGATTTGTACTCCGCCCTTTCGCAGATTGGCATCACCACCGACGCGGACGAATCCTCCAGCACCTACGGGATGCTCATTCTTGACGAGGACGCCCTGGACGAGGCCCTTGCCGAAGACCCCAACGGCGTGGCCGAGCTGTTCGCGGCCGATTACCAGGGCGAGAGCCAGTCCGGAGATTTTTCGTATTTGAGCCGCATCAACGGCAAGACCAAGGCCGGAAGCTACAAGGTGGAGATCACCACCGGCGCGGACGGCAAAATCACCAGCGCCACCATCGACGGCAAGCCCGCGGGCGTGGACGGGTACAGGGTGACGGCGCTTAGCGGCGCTGCCTCGGGCTTGGTGGTGCAGCTGGACAACCACACGGCCAGCTCGACCTTTTCCGGCACTGTGGAGCTGAAGCTCGGCAAGGCCGGGGAAATGTCGGAAAAGCTCGCCGAGCTCACCAACACCACCAGCGGCCCGCTGGCCATTCTGGAGGAGAACTATGGCGAGATCATGGACAGCATCGACGACAAGATCGCCAGAGAGGAAAAGCGCCTGGCGACCATGAAGTCCCGGCTCAAGGACCAGTACGCCAGGCTTGACGCGCTGTTGAACACGCTGACCAACACGCAGAGCCAGCTCACCAGCCTTATTGAACAGCTCTCCAGCTAG
- a CDS encoding flagellin N-terminal helical domain-containing protein, translating to MSGLFINHNLMAATVARNLQSSYGSLSTSTERLSSGLRINSAADDAAGLAIREIMRAEISSLNQGVRNANDAISMIQTADGALGVIDEKLIRMKELAMQASTGTYSSDQRLIIDSEYQAMASEITRIANSTDFNGIHLLNGNLSGENSAHNGNGLTSTGPVKVHFGSGNDSAEDYYYVSINSATASAMGIGLGAAEGSGGRTISTQALAQASLAALDKAIISKDKIRANLGALQNRLENTITNLSIQAENTQASEAQISDVDVATEMTEFTRQQIKVQSAVAMLSQANSLGKLAMQLIGG from the coding sequence ATGTCGGGTCTCTTCATCAACCACAATTTGATGGCCGCCACTGTCGCCCGCAATCTCCAGTCCTCGTACGGTTCGCTGTCCACGTCCACCGAGCGCCTGTCTTCGGGTCTGCGCATCAACAGCGCCGCAGACGACGCCGCTGGTCTGGCCATTCGCGAAATCATGCGCGCGGAGATCTCGTCGTTGAACCAGGGCGTGCGCAACGCCAACGACGCCATCTCCATGATTCAGACCGCCGACGGCGCGCTGGGCGTCATCGACGAGAAGCTCATCCGCATGAAGGAACTGGCCATGCAGGCCTCCACCGGCACCTACAGCTCGGATCAACGCCTCATCATCGACTCCGAGTACCAGGCCATGGCGTCGGAAATCACCCGTATCGCCAACTCCACCGACTTCAACGGCATCCACCTGTTGAACGGCAACCTCTCCGGCGAGAACTCCGCCCACAACGGCAACGGCCTCACCAGCACCGGCCCGGTGAAGGTCCACTTCGGCTCCGGCAACGACTCCGCTGAGGACTACTACTACGTGTCCATCAACAGCGCCACCGCCTCCGCCATGGGCATTGGCCTTGGCGCGGCAGAGGGCAGCGGCGGCCGCACCATCTCCACCCAGGCCCTGGCCCAGGCTTCCCTGGCCGCCCTGGACAAGGCCATCATCTCCAAGGACAAGATCCGCGCCAACCTGGGCGCGCTCCAGAACCGTCTGGAGAACACCATCACCAACCTGTCCATCCAGGCGGAGAACACCCAGGCCTCCGAGGCCCAGATCTCCGACGTGGACGTGGCCACGGAGATGACCGAGTTCACCCGCCAGCAGATCAAGGTGCAGTCTGCGGTGGCCATGCTCTCGCAGGCCAACAGCCTCGGCAAGCTGGCCATGCAGCTCATCGGCGGCTAG
- a CDS encoding trypsin-like peptidase domain-containing protein: MGAWRSLCAAGLALACLAPCPAAAQQAPAFSADQAPQPSQDDPRLTPVVRVVRQASPAVVSIVSARQTRPPFEAESLLQRFFGEAASQAPKAKTARNLGSGVVIDGAKGFVLTNAHVIAGATSITARLQDGREYSAALQGADQDMDLAVLRLELEPGAPPLPQARMGDSASLMPGETVVAIGNPYGLSHTVTTGVVSALERSVSTGQQTIAGLIQTDAAINPGNSGGPLLNLLGEVVGINAAVFAKGGGLGFAIPINKARDVLDELIATGRVAHIWLGLLGEDMGPDQAAYYALPRPGGMIVTDVFPGTPAEKAGILPGDALLALAGQKVRNKAQFLALLLGRPKGEPLDVLLSRADRQFQARMRPQVLDRQAGLGLMAWRWGLSPRTAEKPGIASPAPVLGGAAALAEPGVTVGTVRPNGPAARLGLKPGDVILRVGSRGTTTEADLLAAFYRYQMHNQLLLSVRRGEQTYTVRLRV; the protein is encoded by the coding sequence GTGGGCGCCTGGCGGAGCCTGTGCGCCGCGGGCCTTGCCCTGGCCTGCCTTGCGCCCTGCCCGGCCGCGGCCCAGCAGGCCCCGGCATTTTCTGCTGACCAGGCCCCGCAGCCCTCCCAGGACGACCCGCGCCTGACCCCGGTGGTGCGCGTGGTGCGCCAGGCCAGCCCGGCCGTGGTCAGCATCGTCAGCGCCAGGCAGACCAGACCGCCCTTCGAGGCGGAATCGCTGCTGCAACGCTTCTTCGGCGAGGCCGCGTCCCAGGCCCCCAAGGCAAAAACCGCACGCAACCTCGGCTCCGGGGTCGTCATCGATGGCGCCAAAGGCTTTGTGCTCACCAACGCCCACGTCATCGCCGGGGCCACCAGCATCACCGCGCGACTGCAGGACGGCCGCGAGTATTCCGCCGCGCTGCAGGGGGCGGATCAGGACATGGACCTGGCCGTGCTGCGCCTGGAGCTGGAGCCCGGCGCGCCGCCCCTGCCCCAGGCCCGCATGGGCGACTCCGCCAGCCTCATGCCCGGCGAAACCGTGGTGGCCATCGGCAACCCGTACGGGCTCTCGCACACGGTGACCACGGGCGTGGTCTCTGCTCTGGAGCGCAGCGTCAGCACCGGGCAGCAGACCATCGCCGGACTCATCCAGACCGACGCGGCCATAAACCCCGGGAACTCCGGCGGGCCGCTGCTGAACCTCCTGGGCGAGGTGGTGGGCATCAACGCCGCCGTGTTCGCCAAGGGCGGCGGCCTGGGCTTCGCCATCCCCATCAACAAGGCGCGCGACGTGCTGGACGAGCTCATCGCCACGGGCCGGGTGGCGCACATCTGGCTGGGCCTACTGGGGGAGGACATGGGCCCGGACCAAGCGGCGTATTATGCCCTGCCCCGGCCCGGCGGCATGATTGTCACGGACGTATTTCCCGGCACCCCGGCGGAGAAGGCGGGCATTCTGCCCGGCGATGCGCTGCTGGCCCTGGCCGGGCAAAAGGTGCGCAACAAGGCCCAGTTCCTGGCCCTGCTGTTGGGCCGCCCAAAAGGGGAACCCCTGGACGTGCTCCTGAGCCGCGCCGACCGGCAGTTCCAGGCGCGGATGCGGCCCCAGGTCCTGGATCGGCAGGCCGGGCTCGGACTCATGGCCTGGCGCTGGGGCCTCAGCCCGCGCACGGCGGAAAAGCCCGGCATCGCCAGCCCGGCCCCGGTGCTTGGTGGGGCGGCCGCCCTGGCCGAGCCAGGCGTGACCGTGGGAACCGTGCGACCGAACGGCCCGGCAGCGCGCTTGGGCCTCAAGCCGGGCGACGTCATTCTGCGGGTGGGCAGCCGCGGCACCACCACCGAAGCCGACCTGCTGGCGGCCTTCTACCGCTATCAGATGCACAACCAGTTGCTCTTGAGCGTACGACGCGGGGAACAGACGTACACCGTGCGCCTGCGCGTCTGA
- a CDS encoding ribonuclease J, with the protein MTTAPGELTIHPLGGLGEIGLNCMALRTHDATVLIDCGLMFPEDYLFGVDVVIPRFEHILEQRDRIKAVVLTHGHEDHIGALPWLLPHVDVPVYGSDFTLALVAAKLYERGIEADLRPVKDGDRVEIGPFTFNFFPVCHSIIKGHALGIETPLGRVLHTGDFKIDRNPLDGHATDLEGIRRFSEPGVTLLMSDSTNVERDGFALTEREIKASLREVFDRARGRIIVTLFSSHIQRLQEIYDLAAACGRRVAISGRSLSRNIELARDLGYLRIPGGTPVEVEEIGGLKDEEVVLVVTGSQGEPLASLSRMSLDEHRSVRIKKGDLVLLSSRFIPGNVLAITKVINRLYKLGAEVLYEKVQAIHASGHAHREELRIMLETVRPKFFVPVHGEYRHLVKHSRLAVECGVAPERAFVLEDGQPITLLGQGGVRLEEAVPAERILVDGKGVGDVGQSVLKERQLLAGEGMVVLLLVVDQDTGEITLGPDIVSKGFIFEQQYAHLLEDAKCVVLEEVEEMGTANLKRLKERVRGALRRFFRRVLERDPVVVPLIIAL; encoded by the coding sequence ATGACCACCGCCCCTGGCGAACTGACCATCCATCCCCTGGGCGGGCTGGGCGAGATCGGGCTTAACTGCATGGCCCTGCGCACCCACGACGCCACGGTGCTCATCGACTGCGGGCTCATGTTCCCCGAGGACTACCTCTTCGGCGTGGACGTGGTGATCCCCCGTTTCGAGCACATTCTGGAACAGCGCGACAGAATCAAGGCCGTCGTGCTCACCCACGGGCACGAGGACCACATCGGCGCGCTGCCGTGGCTTTTGCCCCATGTGGACGTGCCCGTGTACGGCTCGGACTTCACCCTGGCCCTGGTTGCCGCCAAGCTCTACGAACGCGGCATCGAGGCCGACCTGCGGCCGGTGAAGGACGGCGACCGCGTGGAAATCGGCCCCTTCACCTTCAATTTCTTCCCCGTGTGCCACTCCATCATCAAGGGCCATGCGCTCGGCATCGAGACCCCCCTCGGCCGCGTCCTGCACACGGGCGACTTCAAGATCGACCGCAACCCCCTGGACGGGCACGCCACCGACCTGGAGGGCATCCGCCGCTTCTCCGAGCCGGGCGTCACCCTGCTCATGAGCGACTCCACCAATGTGGAGCGCGACGGCTTCGCCCTCACCGAGCGCGAAATCAAGGCCAGCTTGCGCGAGGTGTTCGACCGCGCGCGCGGCCGCATCATCGTCACGCTCTTTTCCAGCCACATCCAGCGCCTGCAGGAAATCTACGACCTCGCCGCCGCCTGCGGCCGCAGGGTCGCCATCAGCGGCCGCAGCCTCTCGCGCAACATCGAGCTTGCCCGCGACCTGGGCTACCTGCGCATCCCCGGCGGCACGCCCGTGGAGGTGGAGGAGATCGGCGGCCTGAAGGACGAGGAAGTGGTGCTTGTGGTCACCGGCAGCCAGGGCGAGCCCTTGGCTTCGCTCTCGCGCATGTCCCTGGACGAGCACAGGAGCGTGCGCATCAAGAAAGGCGACCTGGTGCTTTTGTCCTCGCGGTTCATCCCCGGCAACGTGCTGGCCATCACCAAGGTCATCAACCGGCTCTACAAGCTGGGGGCCGAGGTGCTGTACGAAAAGGTCCAGGCCATCCACGCCAGCGGCCACGCCCACCGCGAGGAGCTGCGCATCATGCTGGAGACCGTGCGGCCCAAGTTCTTTGTGCCCGTGCATGGCGAATACCGCCATCTGGTGAAGCACTCGCGCCTGGCCGTGGAGTGCGGCGTGGCCCCGGAACGCGCCTTCGTGCTGGAGGACGGCCAGCCCATCACCCTGCTGGGCCAGGGGGGCGTGCGCCTGGAGGAGGCCGTGCCCGCAGAACGCATCCTGGTGGACGGCAAGGGCGTGGGCGACGTGGGCCAAAGCGTGTTGAAGGAGCGCCAGCTCCTGGCGGGCGAGGGCATGGTGGTGCTGCTTCTGGTGGTGGACCAGGACACCGGCGAGATCACCCTCGGCCCGGACATCGTATCCAAGGGCTTCATCTTCGAGCAGCAGTACGCCCACCTGCTGGAAGACGCCAAGTGCGTGGTGCTGGAAGAGGTGGAGGAGATGGGCACCGCCAACCTCAAACGCCTGAAGGAGCGCGTTCGCGGGGCGCTCAGGCGCTTCTTCCGCCGCGTGCTGGAGCGCGACCCCGTGGTGGTCCCGCTGATCATCGCCCTGTAG
- a CDS encoding zinc metalloprotease HtpX, translating into MTSQIKTILLLGLLTALILFLGQAMGGRAGLVIALGLALVMNFASYWWSDKIVLSMYKAQELSPADGPWLHAMVEELSRNAGIPKPRICLIPQDAPNAFATGRNPENAVVAVTQGIMQILSPEELRGVLAHELAHIKNRDILIQSVAAVLGAAIMSIAHMLQWGAIFGLGRRDDDEGGASGLSAIALAIIAPIAAMLIQMAISRSREYLADETGAAISGRPLDLANALGRLDAASRQIPLNGSPVAENLFIVNPFTGADMANLFSTHPPIPERIARLREMARRRG; encoded by the coding sequence ATGACAAGCCAGATCAAGACCATTCTGCTCCTGGGCCTGCTCACGGCCCTGATCCTCTTCCTCGGCCAGGCCATGGGCGGCCGCGCTGGACTGGTCATCGCCCTGGGGCTGGCCCTGGTCATGAACTTCGCCAGCTACTGGTGGTCGGACAAGATCGTCCTCTCCATGTACAAGGCGCAGGAACTCTCTCCTGCCGACGGCCCCTGGCTGCACGCCATGGTGGAGGAGCTCTCCCGCAACGCGGGCATCCCCAAGCCGCGCATCTGCCTCATCCCCCAGGACGCGCCCAACGCCTTCGCCACGGGCAGGAACCCGGAAAACGCCGTGGTGGCCGTGACCCAGGGCATCATGCAGATCCTCTCGCCCGAGGAACTGCGCGGCGTGCTGGCCCACGAGCTGGCGCACATCAAGAACCGCGACATCCTCATCCAAAGCGTGGCGGCGGTGCTGGGAGCAGCCATCATGAGCATCGCCCACATGCTCCAATGGGGGGCCATTTTCGGCTTGGGCAGACGCGATGACGACGAGGGCGGCGCAAGCGGCCTGTCCGCAATCGCCCTGGCCATCATCGCGCCCATCGCGGCCATGCTCATCCAGATGGCCATCTCCCGCTCGCGCGAGTATCTGGCCGACGAGACCGGAGCAGCCATTTCCGGCCGCCCGCTGGACCTGGCCAACGCCCTGGGCCGGCTGGACGCGGCCTCGCGCCAGATTCCGCTCAATGGCAGCCCCGTGGCCGAGAACCTGTTCATCGTCAACCCCTTCACCGGGGCGGACATGGCCAACCTCTTCAGCACCCATCCGCCCATCCCGGAGCGCATTGCGCGGCTGCGGGAAATGGCCCGGCGCAGGGGCTAG